A stretch of DNA from Lawsonibacter asaccharolyticus:
GTCCAGGTTCCCGATCATAATGGCCTGCACATCCTTGGCCTGGTGGTAACTGGTGCTTGCGCCGGTATAGGTGTACTCATGAACGGTACACTCGCCCCACACACCCTGTTCGCCCAGGTCCAGAATGTATTGGGCACGGTCACGGAAGGACATCCCGTCCAGCAGGTCATCAATACTGGAGTAGCTGGTATGCTCCAGATTGTTGTAGACGCACAGCAGCTCCTCGGCACAGGCGGTGGCTGGATCCGCCAGCAGGCCGGCCTTATAGCGCCAGATAATGGCCTGCACCCAAGCGTTCATGGTCCAGGAATAATCGCTGCCCCACACCTCATCTACTCCCAGTGCGTGAGCCTGGTCGGTAAACACGCCGGTAGTATGGGCGTAGTAGTAGGCCATCATGGTCTGTACGGTGGGGTTGGTGATGGTCTTGGGCTTCCCCCAGGTCTGCCCCTCCAGGGACCAGCCCATGCCCTTGCCGTGTTCGGCACAGAATCCGATGGTGCTCTTCTGGTTGTAATCGAAGGTCATCTGATGGAGCCAGCAGGTCCCCAGGCTGGGAGACTCATAGTGGACGCCGTTGTGGGTGCAGTCCTCCATCTTGATGGAGCTGGGGGCGTCTGCCGCCAGCGCGGCGGTGGGCAGCAGACCCAGCATACAGATCAGCACCAGCAGCATGGAGATCATTCGCTTGTATGGGAAACAAATCTTTCGCATACCTTGTTCCTTTCCGAAAAAGGAAAGGCCGGGGGACCATGCTTCCCAACAATAAAAACAGGCTGCGGGGACCTGGTCCCTACGGCCTGTTTCTTTTTCTGCGTTTTAATTTATTGATGCGCGCGGCGCCGGAGTCTCATGCGGATCGCTCCGGCGAAGTGTTTACTGGGGTGTGACCGCCTCCTCTCGGGCTGATATAAAAGATGGCCTCTCGTTTGAGAGGCCATCTGGCTGGTATGTTTATTCATATGGGTTGTGAGTGTTCGGGCAGCCTACGAACAGGTAGCAGTAGGTCACGCCGCCGCATTCCGTCACGCCCACACCGATGCTGTCGCCGTCTGGATCGATCATGGTTTCGAAGTGGCCGGGGGAGCTGATCCAGTTCCCCAGGGCGTGTTGGGCGGTGTCCTCAGTGGACACGCCGGTGAACACGGTCAGGTTCACGCCGAACCCGTAGGGATAGCCGCACGTCTGGGCTGCCTCACATTCCTCTTTCGTGTGGTGCCAGCTATACTCCTTATCGGAGATGCTTTGGGCAGCGTCCATCAAGGACTCATTGACGGTCAGCTCCGGTACGCCGTTCTCCCGGCGCGTCTCGTTGACCAGCCGCACCAGATCCAACCGCACATCCGATACCTCGACTTGCTCCGGACTCTCCCAGGTGGCGGGGACCTGCGGTGCGTTTGGGCCTACGGTCAGCGTCAGGGCGCCGGTTTCTCCTGTCGGGTTGGAAGCGGTGATCTCCACACTCCCCTCGGCCTTGGCAACGGCCACCCAGCAGCTCATCACCTGTTCCACCGCCACCGTGTCCGGGTCGCTGGAGGTCACCGTGTACGCCGCCCCGATGGGGCCGATCACCAGGCCGCTCCGTTCCCCCACTTCCAGCGCAGTGCCCTTGTAGCTGCTCACCCGGATGGGAGGCGCCTCTGCCGCATGGGCTGCGGTGCCGGCCATCAGGAGCCCAATCAGGACGCCTGTGGTCACCATCAGCACGTTCTTTCTTCTGCTCATACCGTTTTCCTCCTTCGCTTTTCCTGGGCCGCGCCTTTACAAGCCCACCATATCAGACAAGGCTCAGGAAGTCGAGAGGAATGAGTTCGTGAAAACGTAGAAAATGAACGTACGGTACAATGGGACGAAAAAGCGGCCCCCTTATAAAAGGAGGCCAATGCGCAAGTTCTATCGAAGCAAGGTGGGATAGTCCGTTGTACCGTTGACAACGCGGTAAATATATACGGTATCGCCAATGACCCGGTAAACTGCGATGTAGGTTTTTGTCAACACCAACTTTCGGTATTCCTGCCGGGCAAGCTCCGGATCCGGATGCAGCGGTCCGGCGTATGGATGAGCGCCAAGAATATCGATCCCATCCAGTATTTTGCTCATGATCGTTTCCGCTGAAACCGGGCCAACCTCGCGCAGATGGAATTCAGAGATGCGGTCCAGATCCCGCCATGCGGCCTGGAGAAATTCAACACTCAGATTTGGCATGGTCAAATTTCTCCCTTAGCATCGTGCGGACCTGTTCAGAGGTGTAGGTCGGTTCGCCGGACAGGCGGGATACCTCGGCAGCCAGGATGCTGGCCCTGTGCGCCAGCATTTTCTCACGCTCCTCATAGGCTTCTATACTGAGGACCACCAGGTCAGCCTCACCCTTATTTGTAATAAATATGGGTTCACCGGAAGCACGGGCAAGCTCCGATATTTTGGGGTATTCATTCCGTAACGCAGTGGACGCCTTGATGAGCATATCGCCACCTCCTTGTATTCTATCAAAAGTCTATCATAAGTATGATAGAATGGCAAGATTTTTATTCCGTGGCGCTGTTCTGTTGGGTACAAGGAATGTGGCCATCACTTTGCGGAACTCGTCTCCGCAGACTTCCGGTAAGATCGCTGTCACATAGACGGTTCTCTCATGCCAAAGTCTGCGGACTGTTCCGAAACCTGTTCTGGGAAACCGCTCAAAATATGCCACGTACCCTGATCGTACCGGCAAAAGTCGACGGTCTGTTCCAGCAGCTCTTCCGCGGTCACCTCACGGTCATAGCCGGATATTCCGGGGTGCCCCGAAACAGAGCCTCCAGCCAAAAGCGTGGCCGCCTGCGATGGATTCAGGAACACATACCCGCCGGGAGTCATAAAGTCAAAGTGGTCCGCGGGAAACTGGGTCAGCATCTCCCGGATGGTCTTTTGTTCCATTTGGGCAGCATTTGTGTCACGTTCAATCATACGGCCACCGCCACCACTTTCCAGCGGTTGTCCCGCTGATTGCGGACACAGGTGTACATGGTGATCTGGTCGTTGGAGGTGGGATTCAGGCCGGAGGTGTCATTCTCATTGACTTTTTCCACGGAGACCACCTCATAGGTTCTGGTCCCCAGCTTGGTGGTCAGGGTGACCTTATCCCCAATCTCCAGCGTGTGGAGCTGCCCGAAGTGGTTGTTGACCCCCCGGTTGTGTGCCGCCACCGCGATGTTTCCGCGCCAAATCGAGGTGTCCTCGAAGTGGCCTGCGCCCCTGAATAATGTCTTGCTGTCCGTACCCTCATAGACCTTGATTGTCAGGTCGATGGCCGGGATCTTCAGGGTGGCCAGATACCCGCCCTTGTAGTAGAGGTCATCCGTCACCTCCGTGTAACGGGTAGAGGGGGCGGTCGTGTCGGGGACAGTCACGGAGCCGGTGGGACTTCCGGGCGTCACGACGGCAGTTCCGCTTCCATTGACCACCGCACCGGTGGCAGGCGCGCCACCAGGAGACAGGTTGGGCGTGAGGTAGGCGCCGGTATTTCTGGCGTCCATGCTGGAGGTCCCAAATCCAGGCGGAATGCGGGCAGCGTTTTTGCTGACGTCCTCATTCTTTCTGGCGCCGCCGTCCGCCGTATGAACTACCTCCACGGAAGTGGGCTTGCCGTAGTCCGGGCCATCCAGAGCTTCAATGGTATATTCTAACGCGCTGGCCGGTAGGGCCATCCCCGCGGCAAGGCAGAGGGCAAGCATGGCTGTCATGGTTCGTTTCATGGTGTGTTTCCTCCTTCTCAGGCGGACTCGCCGCCATCGTCATCCGCCTCACGGCGGCGCCGGATGAAGACCGCCGCTCCGATCCCCGCACCCACCAGAGCCACAATGCCAAAGGGGACCAGGACTGCCGCCCAGTTGAATTGGGCGGGGAGCTGGTCCTCCGGGGCTGTCACAGGCTGGAGGGGCGTCCCCTCGAAGATAGCCACATACCGTGTCCGGTTCAGGGCGATCCGGCTGACCGTCCCGGTGTAGTCCGCCGTTACCGTATAGCCCTTGACGTAGCTGCTGGTGGCGGAGCCGGTATAGGTGGCCACCGCGGTGAAACGGTCCCCCAGAGCGTAGCCGTCTGAGGTGGCGGTATTGTCTGTCTGCCAGTCGATATCCTTGAGCGTCAGAGTCTTTCCATTCTCCTCAATCGTCTTGGGGATGTACTGCGTATCCTGGCCCGCGAGATTGGGATAGGACCGGGTGGCGCTGATCTCTTTCGTAGAGCTTCCATACCCGGCCACCTCCACCCGGACGGTGTCCAGTTGGAGCGTCAGGGTGCCCATGAGTCCGTCATCGGTGACGAATTCACGCTCCTGGGGGAGCAGGGCGAGTACCGAGGCCATGTCCTTGTTCTTACTGGGGAGAGAGACGGTCTCTGTATGCTGCCGCTCCTCATGCTCGGGGAGGTCCTGCTTAAGCAGGTCCGTGAGCGTATAGCGGAAGCCGTCCTGCTCAAAGTCGGACCGGGGGATGCCGGCAGGATCCTCCTCCGGGGCCAGATCATAGATCTTCTTCAGTTCCGTGCCATCCTCGCTCCGGGTCACCGAGGTTGGATAGCAGACCGCCGCGGTCTCGGCGGCAAGGGCGCTGACTGGCAGGGCCAGGGTCAGCATCAGCGCCGCAGCGCAAAGGCTGAATACTCGTTTCATGGGTAACCGCCTCCTATCTTACATGCTTTCGCTGGTCTGGCCGTTATCCTGGGCAGACTCAGCCTGATGTTCCTGCTGGCGCTGGGGGAGTCGATACAGGGCCTGCTCATAGGCGTCCAGCACCGCCTGACGGAACTGCTGGCGGAACTCCCTCTCGCTGGGAAAGCAGGCGTCCCGGTATCCGCCGCCTGTCCGGTAATCCGGCATGGAAATGAAGGGACCGTTTCCCACGTCCACCACCTTCAGGCCCCGGATGGTGAAACAGCCGTTCAGATTGGCGGAGGCTTCCGCCAGGACCGGGCCGGAGGTATGGATCGCGTAGATGCGTACATTTACCTGTGTGGGCAGGGCCTGATGTTCCTCCCGAGCGGAAATGATAGTGTTTTCTTCGTTCATGGCAACGATTCTCCTTTAAAGTTTATTCCGGCAGGCGTACTGTTTCGCGCGCCGTTCCAGTCGTCTGTATGCCCAGGGGGTGACCTCCTGGGGCCTGAGCTGGCCGTCCGCAGCCACGGCGTCCACCAGATACATCAGGACCAGTGGGTACCGATAGTCCCGGATGTCGGACGCAGACCGCCGCTCCAGCTCCTCCGGTGTGAGCCAGCCATCGCCGGCCACGCGCACCTGCCTGACCGCGCTGGCGCCATCCGGCAGGCGGACATCCTCCAGATGCTCCGGCAACAGCTCCGGGGCGGGAACGATTCGGTTGTGATCCAGGCAGTACCGGATGTCCAGATGGGCAACGACGGTTCGGACTGTCTCGACCGCCCGCGGCTCGGCCCTCCAGAGTGGCTGGACGATGCCGTCCGTCAAGAGGACGTCATGGCCTCTCCTGCCGCCGGGAAACAGAGGCAGGCAGCGGACCAGCTGCAGGACCTGCATGCCATTGGATAGTCCAAACTCTTTCACTCTGTCATTGGGCAAACTGTGGTAATGCTCCAGCGCGTCCCGCCAGTTCAGGAACTGGGACAGCCGCCAGCCGGTCACGCCTCTGGGGTCATGGCCCAGCCGGAGATCGTCAATGGTATAATAAGAAAGCCTCATGCTCTGTTCACTCCTCACTTCATCGTCATCCCGTCCATAGCCGGATGCTCACTTTGCGTCTGGTCTATATCTTTTAACTCCGCCAGCTTCTCCGCAGCCCAGTCCGGCAGGAATTCATCCTTCAGCACCCCTATAAAATCCGCCCGGTTCCAGCGGGTCATCTCCCCATCGCCCAGGCAGGTACAGCGAATGGAGCGCCCAATGGCGTGGGGACTGCACCCAAAGCCGTCATGGGCGTACCAGAGCATGGCGCGTTCATTCCAATAGGACTCTTTCAGGACGTCAGGGGAGAGGACCAGCACCTTGCCCTCGTAGTCCAGCCGTTCAAAGGAATCTGGCCTGCACTGGCTGGGGCTAAACAGTCCTAACGCCTGATATGCCCGGCGGTACTGATCTACCACTCGGTCCACCACCGCTGGATGCCCCGTCACGATAAATTCCATGGTGTTCCGCTTGTCCGGGGGAATATATGTCTGACTTGCCCAGCTCTGGTTCTGACCACTGATCCGGCTGTCCCCGTCTAACTGCTGGACGGTATTGGCCAGCACCCAGGCTGTCCGCTTATATCCGAAGTTTTGAAGGACGCTTTGCAGACAATTCTCCTCCAGAAACGCCCCATGGTGATGATTCCGGATTGCCCGCTCTATGGCTTTTTTGCAGGCGATGTTGGCCTGGTGGCTGGCCCGCCAGAGCGCCAATTCCCCCCGGTCTTGAGCCTCACCCGCGGAATAGGGATAGAGATATGTCTCAGTTTCCATACACAACATCTCCCAGGATCAGCCGCTCCTCCAATTCTCCGACACAGATCTCAGCGTCCCTGAACATCTCCAGCACCTCCTCCGGCACATCCCGCAGGTCGTGATCGTAGTCCGCTTCGGAGATGGTCACCGTGTGTTCATCCTCGTCCACGCTGGCGCACAGCTTGGCTTTTTCCGGGATGCCGGCCTCCTCCCGCAAGTAGTCCGGCAGGTCCACTTCGTCCCCGCTCTCAAAGGGGCACTCTCCGTCACAGCCATCGCAGTGGCCGCATACTCTTGCCAGATGGACATGCAGGTCCGTGGCCAGCTGCTGGAGGGATCTGGCGGCGCGGAGCAGCTCCATGGCGGTCATGCGCTGCTTGAGCACCACCAGCGTGTCCTCCGAGGCGTGGAGCTCCACCTTGCCGCCGCTCTCAAAGCCAGAGAGCTTCATGGCCGCCGCAGGGATCTGGAGGCCCTTGGAAGTGGTTTCTTTTACAAATTTCATGGTCAGTCTCCTTTATATCAAAATCAAACAGATTCAGCTGGACCGAGGACCGTTCCCGCTCATGCAGGTCGTAGTTGGCGATGAACAGCTCGGCAAACTGGCAGTTGGGGTCGTACCGCTGTCGGATGTTGTTCAGCCGGGTCACCGGCTCGATCTGAATGCCGGGGGCGTCGTACAGCTCCCGGATAAATGGATCATCATTATAAGACAGCAGGAATTTTCCCTGAATGGACATCAGAGCATCCCGCAGACGGATGTGGTCTTTCTCTGTGAAGCCGTCCTCTCCGAT
This window harbors:
- a CDS encoding sortase, yielding MKRTMTAMLALCLAAGMALPASALEYTIEALDGPDYGKPTSVEVVHTADGGARKNEDVSKNAARIPPGFGTSSMDARNTGAYLTPNLSPGGAPATGAVVNGSGTAVVTPGSPTGSVTVPDTTAPSTRYTEVTDDLYYKGGYLATLKIPAIDLTIKVYEGTDSKTLFRGAGHFEDTSIWRGNIAVAAHNRGVNNHFGQLHTLEIGDKVTLTTKLGTRTYEVVSVEKVNENDTSGLNPTSNDQITMYTCVRNQRDNRWKVVAVAV